A genomic segment from Neobacillus sp. YX16 encodes:
- a CDS encoding GGDEF domain-containing protein, producing the protein MNVQNSQMNDESELALLRQRVVELEEREKQLVKSLRLNQSLHSMILNTLPINVFLEDPEGGTIFANKQACLAHGLNMEELVGKTVFDFFPHPIAMKQREIDLEVWKKRTLQTNEVETEFQGKKGHMLTGKTIIHLEESKRDYLLGFGLDITELKNAEEKISHMAYHDALTGLPNRWFIKSCLKNFNINKIHSMQGVLLLDLDHFKVINDSLGHEAGDQLLQLVAGRLGEVIQADKVLSRFGGDEFIIFIPELLCADEVFDFAEEIVKVMKNPFCIYGQKFTISTSIGISLHPNHGEDMETLIKNADLAMYHSKERGRNCYSLFTPLMKEKAIVRMNMLTK; encoded by the coding sequence ATGAATGTACAAAATTCCCAAATGAATGATGAAAGTGAATTAGCGTTATTACGTCAGAGAGTTGTAGAACTAGAGGAGAGAGAAAAACAGCTAGTCAAAAGTCTTCGCTTAAATCAATCCTTGCATTCAATGATTCTTAATACATTACCTATAAATGTTTTCCTAGAGGATCCTGAAGGTGGAACGATATTTGCAAATAAGCAGGCCTGTCTTGCACATGGTTTAAATATGGAGGAACTTGTGGGGAAAACAGTGTTTGACTTTTTTCCACATCCTATTGCAATGAAACAGCGTGAAATCGACTTAGAGGTATGGAAGAAGCGTACTCTTCAAACGAATGAGGTGGAGACCGAATTTCAAGGAAAAAAAGGGCATATGCTTACCGGAAAGACGATTATCCACCTAGAAGAATCTAAGAGAGACTATTTGCTCGGATTTGGATTGGATATTACGGAGTTGAAAAATGCCGAAGAAAAAATTTCACATATGGCCTACCATGATGCCCTAACAGGTTTGCCTAATCGTTGGTTTATAAAATCGTGTTTAAAGAACTTTAACATTAATAAAATCCATAGTATGCAGGGTGTACTGTTGCTTGATTTAGATCATTTCAAAGTGATTAATGATAGCCTGGGGCATGAAGCAGGAGATCAGTTATTACAATTAGTTGCCGGCAGACTGGGTGAAGTAATTCAAGCTGATAAAGTTTTATCACGTTTTGGCGGAGATGAATTTATTATCTTTATTCCTGAATTATTATGTGCAGACGAGGTATTTGATTTTGCAGAAGAAATCGTAAAAGTTATGAAAAATCCATTTTGTATTTATGGTCAAAAGTTTACGATATCAACAAGTATCGGTATTAGTTTGCATCCCAACCATGGTGAAGATATGGAAACACTAATAAAGAATGCTGACCTTGCGATGTATCATTCTAAAGAGCGGGGAAGAAATTGTTACTCCTTGTTTACTCCCTTGATGAAAGAGAAAGCCATTGTTCGTATGAACATGCTGACAAAATAA
- a CDS encoding DUF1646 family protein, with protein sequence MFGLVIILLLVLFLPFSVKKVEHNLELFLFVMGIAAASISGMMNLHLIEKSLVDPINITLAVLIAGLVCKWGQVQLEKSILWLSRILTPRIFFGLTVIILGLASSIITAIIAAIVLVIIINVLPLDRKSEIRFTVLACFSIGLGAALTPIGEPLATITLSKLNEDFFYLLKLIGPEVIPAVVIFGILTIFLVKPQESADGLKSEQKVESYKEIIIRSAKIYLFVMGLTFLGHGFEPLINEYILGLHPMLLYWINMISAILDNATLAAAEISPAMDQATIQAVLMGLIISGGMLIPGNIPNIISAGKLNITSKEWASFGVPVGLITMAIYFVILFVIY encoded by the coding sequence TTGTTTGGATTAGTAATTATCTTACTTTTAGTTTTATTTTTACCGTTTTCGGTAAAAAAGGTCGAACACAATTTGGAACTATTCTTATTTGTAATGGGAATTGCAGCTGCTTCGATAAGCGGCATGATGAATCTTCATTTAATCGAAAAATCCCTGGTTGATCCTATTAATATTACACTAGCTGTTTTAATTGCAGGATTAGTTTGTAAATGGGGACAGGTTCAGCTGGAAAAATCAATACTATGGTTGAGCAGAATACTAACTCCTAGAATTTTCTTCGGATTAACCGTCATTATACTAGGACTTGCATCAAGCATTATTACGGCAATTATTGCAGCGATTGTGCTCGTAATCATCATTAATGTCCTTCCACTTGACCGTAAATCTGAAATTCGCTTTACCGTTTTAGCTTGTTTTTCGATTGGACTTGGCGCAGCCCTCACACCCATCGGTGAGCCTTTAGCAACCATAACACTCAGTAAGTTAAATGAAGACTTCTTCTATTTACTGAAATTAATTGGTCCTGAAGTGATTCCCGCCGTAGTGATTTTTGGTATTTTGACAATATTTTTAGTTAAACCACAAGAAAGTGCTGATGGTTTAAAGTCAGAACAAAAAGTAGAAAGCTATAAAGAAATTATTATTAGATCAGCCAAAATTTACTTATTTGTTATGGGATTAACCTTCCTTGGACATGGATTTGAACCGTTAATAAATGAATATATTTTAGGACTACATCCGATGCTGCTCTATTGGATTAACATGATTTCCGCTATTTTAGATAATGCTACCCTGGCTGCAGCCGAAATTAGTCCAGCCATGGACCAAGCAACCATTCAGGCTGTTTTAATGGGGCTAATTATTAGTGGTGGTATGCTAATACCAGGTAATATACCAAATATTATTTCAGCAGGAAAACTCAACATTACCAGTAAAGAATGGGCAAGCTTTGGTGTTCCCGTTGGACTTATTACTATGGCCATTTATTTTGTCATTTTGTTTGTTATTTATTAA
- the fabF gene encoding beta-ketoacyl-ACP synthase II: protein MNKRVVITGVGAVTPLGNDAHTSWKQIKSGVSGIGPATLFDVEKVDVKIAAEVKGFAPEEFMDKKEARRMGRYSQFAIAASQMAIKDAGIQIGEDIQPERVGVWIGSGIGGLAEFEEQHRKFIEKGQRRVNPFTIPMFIPDMAAGQVSISLGAKGINNCSVTACASGANSIGDAFRVIQKGDVDVMIAGGTEATITGMTVAGFSNMTALSKNPDPATASRPFDKNRDGFVIGEGAGIVVLEELEHALARGAAIYGELIGYGATGDAHHITTPAPEGEGAGRAMKLALADAGITPDHVDYINAHGTSTYYNDLYETLAIKEVFKDHAYKLSVSSTKSMTGHLLGATGAIEAIFSLFTIKDGIIPPTINYETPDEQLDLDYVPNVAKVKDVQVVLSNSLGFGGHNATLVFKKFTE, encoded by the coding sequence ATGAATAAAAGAGTAGTGATTACAGGTGTTGGAGCAGTCACTCCTTTGGGAAATGATGCTCATACATCATGGAAACAAATTAAAAGTGGAGTTTCCGGAATTGGTCCTGCAACCCTATTTGACGTCGAAAAGGTTGACGTTAAGATTGCAGCGGAAGTTAAAGGATTTGCACCAGAAGAGTTTATGGATAAAAAAGAAGCAAGAAGGATGGGGCGTTATAGCCAGTTTGCTATTGCAGCAAGTCAAATGGCAATTAAGGATGCAGGAATCCAAATTGGAGAGGATATCCAACCAGAACGTGTCGGCGTATGGATTGGATCAGGAATTGGCGGCTTGGCTGAATTTGAGGAACAACATCGGAAGTTTATAGAAAAAGGCCAAAGAAGGGTCAACCCGTTTACAATACCGATGTTTATTCCTGATATGGCGGCAGGTCAAGTATCCATTTCACTTGGTGCTAAAGGAATCAACAATTGTTCGGTTACAGCATGTGCGTCTGGTGCCAATTCCATTGGTGATGCATTCCGCGTGATTCAAAAGGGGGATGTGGATGTGATGATTGCTGGTGGAACGGAAGCAACCATTACCGGGATGACGGTTGCGGGATTTTCAAATATGACTGCACTTTCAAAAAATCCAGACCCGGCCACAGCAAGCAGACCATTTGATAAAAATCGTGATGGATTTGTCATTGGGGAAGGTGCAGGGATTGTGGTCTTAGAAGAATTAGAACATGCATTAGCTCGTGGTGCTGCCATTTATGGAGAATTAATAGGTTATGGGGCTACAGGTGATGCCCATCATATTACGACTCCTGCACCAGAAGGAGAAGGGGCTGGAAGGGCAATGAAATTAGCATTAGCAGATGCTGGTATTACCCCTGACCATGTTGACTATATCAATGCTCATGGCACGTCCACCTATTATAATGATTTGTATGAAACATTAGCCATCAAAGAAGTTTTCAAAGACCATGCCTATAAATTATCTGTCAGTTCCACGAAATCAATGACAGGCCACTTGTTGGGCGCAACGGGGGCAATAGAAGCGATTTTTTCTCTTTTTACAATCAAGGATGGAATCATCCCGCCAACGATCAATTATGAAACACCTGATGAACAACTGGATTTAGATTATGTCCCTAACGTAGCTAAGGTAAAGGATGTTCAAGTGGTATTATCCAACTCATTAGGATTTGGCGGTCATAATGCCACTTTGGTTTTTAAAAAATTTACCGAATAA
- a CDS encoding GGDEF domain-containing protein, giving the protein MLKDFFSNATILIASFAVMGQIFKYMPLSPSSSHSTKLYWGICYGVLGNILMVFSFQINSTTIADLRHLAIVISAAFGGVVPAIIASIFIALGRVTLFGFTETAFVAAISALLTGIVCGWFSKLNIQPTLKAFTMNLIGLFFISIVFAIYIEETKTLLNVLLNHYLISLIGGFFAYHLSVYIVNSNAAERELNLSLLKLQESEQKLHKANELLNQLSYMDGLTGIGNRRHFDEVLNKEWTRLTSTESPLTLLMFDIDYFKKYNDTYGHLAGDQCLQTISSAIKELVANNPYATFCRYGGEEFALILTKTKLDKAIEIANLIQKKIQSLKIDHSSSEVSDIVTISIGIASIIPNCDLQPKDLIHLADTSLYTSKAKGRNTISTL; this is encoded by the coding sequence ATGTTAAAAGATTTCTTTTCAAATGCAACCATTCTGATTGCATCATTTGCAGTGATGGGTCAAATTTTTAAATATATGCCATTGTCTCCTTCTTCGTCACATTCAACAAAGCTTTATTGGGGAATTTGCTATGGTGTTCTTGGAAACATCTTAATGGTATTTAGTTTTCAAATTAACTCCACTACGATTGCTGATTTACGGCACCTTGCGATTGTCATTTCAGCTGCCTTTGGGGGCGTTGTTCCTGCAATTATTGCTTCTATATTCATTGCTTTAGGAAGGGTTACTCTCTTTGGTTTTACGGAAACTGCATTTGTGGCAGCCATTAGTGCACTCCTGACAGGAATCGTGTGTGGCTGGTTTTCTAAATTAAACATCCAACCAACCTTAAAAGCATTTACTATGAACCTTATTGGATTATTTTTTATATCAATTGTCTTTGCCATTTATATAGAAGAAACAAAGACCCTTTTAAATGTTTTATTGAATCATTATCTTATTTCCTTAATTGGGGGATTTTTTGCTTATCATCTATCGGTATATATTGTTAATTCAAATGCAGCAGAAAGAGAATTAAATCTTAGTCTACTAAAATTACAGGAAAGCGAACAGAAGCTGCACAAAGCAAATGAACTTCTAAATCAACTTTCTTATATGGATGGGCTGACAGGCATCGGAAATAGAAGGCATTTTGATGAAGTTCTTAACAAGGAATGGACCAGATTAACTTCAACCGAGTCACCATTAACTCTTCTCATGTTTGATATTGACTACTTTAAAAAGTACAACGATACTTACGGTCACCTTGCTGGTGACCAGTGCCTGCAAACCATTTCATCTGCCATAAAAGAACTTGTGGCCAATAACCCATATGCTACTTTTTGTCGATATGGCGGTGAGGAATTTGCCCTTATCTTAACCAAAACGAAGTTGGATAAGGCAATTGAAATAGCTAATTTGATTCAAAAAAAGATTCAGTCACTTAAAATTGACCATAGTAGTTCGGAAGTTTCGGACATCGTTACAATCAGTATTGGAATTGCATCAATCATTCCGAATTGTGATTTGCAGCCAAAAGATTTAATTCATTTAGCTGATACTTCTTTATATACCTCCAAGGCTAAAGGAAGGAATACCATTTCAACTCTATAA
- a CDS encoding DoxX family membrane protein, which translates to MKNRGKVFILFVLVIVCTPLFVDAHVKWFTEVTPEKEEIEHILSPLFMTITLLVAALLAMLTQLLPLLDKVPITKKIDEVLDRYRKSSRYILKYGTAIALIIQVLAGTIFAPEFAITNQIIRILMWITIILLLIPIHYATKAGALILLGLFIHQLIHSGLFHMLDYGFYLAIVGVLLVGKTKIEDWGFPFLYLGTGLSLCWVAVEKWVYPAMSMDIIHQHGVPTFGFPPATFVVLAAFIEFVVGYLLIVGILNRLLAFVLTLIFISTTMLFGVTEIIGHLMIHIVLIIFIIEGVSFYDPPIKIHRTKISQMVFVFLNFVFTMATFLLIYYRFA; encoded by the coding sequence ATGAAAAATAGAGGTAAAGTCTTCATCTTGTTCGTATTGGTTATTGTTTGTACACCTCTTTTTGTAGACGCACATGTAAAATGGTTTACAGAAGTTACTCCAGAAAAAGAAGAAATTGAACATATCTTATCGCCGCTGTTCATGACGATTACCTTATTGGTTGCGGCTTTGCTCGCTATGTTGACTCAGTTATTGCCTCTGCTGGATAAAGTTCCTATTACTAAAAAAATCGATGAAGTATTGGACAGATACCGAAAATCCTCTAGGTATATTTTAAAATATGGTACTGCGATTGCGTTAATTATTCAGGTTTTGGCAGGGACGATATTTGCACCAGAATTTGCTATCACAAATCAAATCATAAGAATCCTAATGTGGATAACGATTATCCTGCTATTGATACCTATTCATTATGCAACAAAAGCTGGTGCCCTTATTTTATTGGGATTATTTATTCATCAACTCATCCACTCTGGATTGTTTCATATGCTAGACTATGGCTTTTATCTAGCCATTGTGGGGGTATTATTAGTCGGGAAAACGAAGATTGAAGATTGGGGATTTCCGTTTCTATATTTAGGGACAGGATTATCCTTATGCTGGGTAGCCGTTGAGAAATGGGTCTATCCTGCAATGAGTATGGATATTATTCATCAGCACGGAGTGCCGACCTTTGGTTTTCCACCGGCAACGTTTGTGGTACTAGCTGCTTTTATTGAATTTGTCGTTGGATATTTATTAATCGTAGGGATCTTAAATCGTCTCCTGGCCTTTGTCTTGACATTGATATTTATTTCAACCACCATGTTATTTGGTGTCACAGAAATTATTGGGCACCTGATGATTCATATCGTGTTAATTATCTTTATCATAGAAGGAGTATCATTTTATGATCCCCCAATAAAAATACATCGGACCAAAATTTCTCAAATGGTGTTTGTATTTTTGAATTTTGTTTTTACAATGGCCACCTTTCTTCTTATTTACTATCGTTTTGCATAG
- a CDS encoding NAD(P)H-dependent oxidoreductase, which produces MGKLLYITANPKGLEKSKGLKIGEAFINTIIEECPEMEMKTIDLFSFDIAHMDAELVSARGKLAGYGYTLDQLTEGERKKILKMHALADEFLSYDYYVFVSPIWNLSSPAVLKAYLDNLFIAGKTFAHTANGPKGLLTGKKAIHINTRGGLYTGTPMKELECGDRYLRIALEFLGIEVMDTIIAEALDLYPQKVPEIVEKAKEEAIQAAKEMIKMPILQQ; this is translated from the coding sequence GTGGGAAAATTATTATATATTACAGCAAATCCAAAAGGACTTGAGAAATCAAAAGGGCTGAAAATCGGTGAGGCATTTATCAATACAATAATAGAAGAATGCCCAGAGATGGAAATGAAAACAATTGACTTGTTTTCATTCGATATCGCACATATGGATGCAGAATTAGTGTCTGCAAGAGGCAAACTAGCCGGCTATGGTTATACCTTAGATCAGTTAACAGAGGGAGAACGAAAGAAAATTCTTAAAATGCATGCACTTGCTGATGAATTTCTTTCTTATGACTACTATGTTTTCGTCTCTCCTATTTGGAACTTGAGCTCTCCAGCCGTGTTAAAAGCATATTTAGATAATTTGTTTATTGCTGGTAAAACTTTTGCTCATACAGCAAATGGTCCAAAAGGTCTCCTCACTGGTAAAAAAGCAATCCATATCAATACACGCGGCGGCCTCTACACAGGTACACCAATGAAGGAATTAGAATGCGGCGATCGTTATTTAAGAATAGCGCTTGAATTCCTCGGAATTGAGGTTATGGATACCATTATTGCAGAAGCTTTAGACCTCTATCCGCAAAAGGTACCGGAAATAGTTGAAAAAGCCAAAGAAGAGGCAATTCAAGCTGCCAAGGAAATGATAAAAATGCCCATTCTTCAGCAATAG